The following are encoded in a window of bacterium SCSIO 12643 genomic DNA:
- the ribD gene encoding bifunctional diaminohydroxyphosphoribosylaminopyrimidine deaminase/5-amino-6-(5-phosphoribosylamino)uracil reductase RibD produces MNHKSYIKRCLELAKLGHGRVSPNPMVGAVIIVDNQIIGEGFHQKFGGPHAEVNAINSVADKSLLQKATIYVSLEPCSHFGKTPPCADLIIKHQIPKVVIAAIDSNAKVCGNGIAKLKKAGIEVITGILEDESNRLNQTFNTFHQKKRPFITLKWAESADGFIDHIRNDRSTPAQKISNSSTSRWVHQLRSESDAILIGKHTALLDNPSLTTRKWDGSHPTRIIIDSNLELPESLNLFHDQVDTLIFNRKKSGQKNHVSFIQIPDTLDTLDFILKHLWEIQIHSLLVEGGTYTLQQFINHELFDSAYIIKSQHSLSHGVAAPRIPRTYNNCKVLYNNEILIYE; encoded by the coding sequence ATCAATCACAAATCTTATATAAAACGTTGCCTGGAATTAGCTAAATTGGGTCATGGTAGAGTTTCTCCAAATCCGATGGTTGGTGCCGTTATCATAGTTGATAATCAAATCATTGGTGAAGGGTTTCATCAGAAATTTGGCGGACCGCATGCGGAAGTAAACGCTATAAATTCTGTTGCGGATAAATCTTTACTTCAAAAAGCTACCATTTATGTAAGTCTTGAACCTTGCTCGCATTTTGGCAAAACTCCACCTTGTGCCGACCTCATTATCAAGCATCAAATTCCTAAAGTAGTCATTGCCGCTATTGATTCCAACGCAAAAGTTTGTGGTAATGGAATTGCTAAACTTAAAAAAGCAGGTATTGAAGTTATCACCGGAATCTTAGAAGACGAATCGAATAGATTAAATCAAACATTCAATACATTTCATCAGAAGAAAAGACCTTTCATTACATTAAAATGGGCTGAATCTGCGGATGGATTTATTGATCATATTAGAAATGATCGTTCTACTCCAGCACAAAAAATCTCAAATTCTTCGACTTCAAGATGGGTGCATCAACTAAGAAGTGAGTCCGATGCCATCCTAATAGGAAAACACACGGCATTATTGGATAATCCTTCACTTACTACTAGAAAATGGGATGGTTCTCATCCTACCAGGATTATTATTGATTCAAATTTAGAACTCCCCGAATCTTTAAACTTGTTTCATGATCAAGTTGATACACTCATTTTTAATCGTAAAAAATCCGGGCAAAAAAATCATGTATCCTTTATTCAGATTCCGGATACCTTGGATACATTAGATTTTATTCTTAAACATCTATGGGAAATTCAAATTCACTCACTTCTTGTTGAGGGAGGTACCTATACCCTGCAACAATTTATTAATCATGAATTATTTGATTCTGCATACATCATTAAATCTCAGCATTCGCTATCGCATGGAGTTGCTGCACCACGAATCCCTCGAACCTATAACAATTGCAAAGTACTATACAACAACGAAATCCTGATCTATGAATAA